One window of the Arthrobacter sp. zg-Y919 genome contains the following:
- the paaZ gene encoding phenylacetic acid degradation bifunctional protein PaaZ, whose product MTATAIDVETVPSYIRDAWWTPDPAGPRGTEVYDASTGELLVLVSSEGLDTAAAVDYARTVGQTELGKSTFHQRALMLKELAVRLNAQRDELYAVSARSGATRTDSLVDIDGGIGVLFAYGSKGRRELPNSTVIIDGAAEQLAKDGSFLGEHLYTRIPGVAVQINAFNFPVWGMLEKLAPAFLAGVPSIVKPASPTGYITAAAVRMIVDAGILPAGSLQLVSGSARDLPDHLDYRDMVSFTGSADTAERLRSHPRIATGGVRFTAETDSLNAAILGPDAVPGTPEFDAFIRSLVTEITAKAGQKCTAIRRAIVPAGLVDDVVAAAAERIRGRVVLGHPRAENVTMGALASREQLDSVRNAVQRMLAAGAELALGSLDAPDVVLVDGRTGPAPEGAFMEPLLLTWPDSDADALHSIEAFGPVASVVGYTDVTDAVRLAARGGGSLVATVCTNDPDVARELLTGIAGHHGRVLFLNREDARSSTGHGSPVPHLVHGGPGRAGGGEELGGIRAVRHYMQRTAVQGSPNMLTALTGIWHSGADRRFDAGHPFRKPLSELRVGDAVRSDLREVALEDIAAFAETTGDTFYAHTDAAAAEANPFFPGIVAHGYLLLSWGAGLFVDPAPGPVLANYGLENLRFLTPVAAGDSIRVTLTAKKITPRETDDYGEVAWDAVLTNQNDELVATYDVLTLVEK is encoded by the coding sequence ATGACGGCAACGGCCATAGACGTTGAGACGGTTCCCAGCTATATCCGGGACGCCTGGTGGACCCCCGATCCTGCCGGACCGCGCGGTACGGAAGTGTATGACGCCAGCACCGGTGAACTGCTCGTCCTGGTGAGCAGCGAGGGCCTGGATACCGCCGCCGCCGTCGACTACGCCCGGACCGTGGGCCAGACGGAACTGGGTAAATCCACCTTTCACCAGCGTGCCCTGATGCTAAAGGAACTGGCGGTGCGCCTCAACGCCCAGCGCGACGAGCTGTACGCCGTATCGGCCCGCAGCGGCGCCACCCGGACGGACTCGCTGGTGGACATTGACGGCGGCATCGGTGTCTTGTTTGCCTACGGGTCCAAAGGCCGGCGGGAACTGCCGAACTCGACCGTGATTATCGACGGTGCCGCGGAACAGCTCGCCAAGGACGGCTCATTTCTCGGCGAGCACCTGTACACCCGCATCCCGGGCGTCGCCGTGCAGATCAACGCCTTCAACTTCCCGGTCTGGGGCATGCTGGAAAAACTGGCGCCGGCGTTCCTTGCCGGGGTGCCCAGCATCGTCAAGCCAGCCAGCCCCACGGGATACATCACGGCAGCAGCCGTCCGGATGATTGTGGACGCCGGCATCCTCCCCGCCGGATCCCTGCAGTTGGTTTCGGGTTCCGCGCGGGACCTGCCGGACCACCTCGACTACCGGGACATGGTCTCTTTCACCGGTTCGGCTGATACGGCGGAGCGGCTGCGGTCGCACCCCCGCATCGCCACGGGCGGGGTGCGGTTCACAGCGGAAACGGATTCGCTGAATGCAGCCATCCTCGGCCCCGACGCGGTACCCGGAACCCCCGAGTTCGACGCGTTTATCCGGTCGCTGGTCACTGAGATCACGGCCAAGGCCGGGCAGAAGTGCACCGCGATCCGCCGGGCCATTGTTCCCGCGGGCCTCGTGGATGACGTGGTGGCCGCTGCCGCAGAACGCATCCGCGGCCGCGTGGTCCTGGGTCATCCGCGCGCGGAGAACGTCACGATGGGCGCCCTGGCCTCCCGGGAGCAGCTGGACAGCGTCCGGAACGCCGTGCAGCGGATGCTGGCTGCCGGCGCGGAACTGGCGCTGGGATCCCTGGACGCGCCCGACGTCGTCCTGGTGGACGGACGCACGGGACCCGCGCCGGAGGGTGCCTTTATGGAACCGCTGCTGCTGACGTGGCCGGACAGCGACGCCGATGCGCTGCACAGCATCGAAGCGTTCGGTCCGGTGGCCTCGGTGGTGGGCTACACCGACGTCACCGACGCCGTCCGCCTCGCCGCGCGCGGCGGCGGATCCCTGGTCGCCACGGTCTGCACCAATGATCCGGACGTGGCCCGGGAACTGCTCACCGGCATAGCCGGACATCACGGGCGGGTGTTGTTCCTGAACCGGGAAGACGCACGGTCCTCCACCGGGCACGGCTCGCCCGTGCCGCACCTGGTCCACGGCGGCCCGGGCCGGGCAGGCGGCGGCGAGGAACTGGGCGGCATCCGCGCCGTCCGGCACTACATGCAGCGCACCGCGGTGCAGGGCTCACCCAACATGCTCACGGCTCTCACCGGCATCTGGCATTCCGGGGCCGACCGCCGGTTCGACGCCGGACATCCGTTCCGCAAACCGCTCAGCGAGCTGCGGGTGGGCGACGCCGTGCGGTCGGACCTGCGGGAAGTGGCACTCGAGGATATTGCGGCCTTTGCGGAGACCACGGGGGATACGTTCTACGCCCATACGGACGCGGCAGCGGCTGAGGCGAATCCGTTTTTCCCCGGCATCGTGGCGCACGGGTACCTGCTGCTGTCCTGGGGTGCGGGCCTGTTCGTGGATCCGGCCCCTGGTCCCGTGCTTGCTAACTACGGCCTGGAAAACCTGCGGTTCCTGACGCCGGTGGCGGCGGGGGACTCCATCCGCGTCACACTGACTGCCAAGAAGATCACGCCCCGGGAAACCGACGACTACGGCGAGGTGGCCTGGGACGCCGTGCTAACCAACCAGAACGACGAACTGGTGGCCACTTACGACGTGCTGACCCTGGTCGAGAAGTAA